A single Vulcanisaeta distributa DSM 14429 DNA region contains:
- a CDS encoding DNA-directed RNA polymerase — MFRVLTLEDYIRIPPSRFGEPLERVAFEVLWGEYVGRVERDVGVYVAIFDVEVSKRGVVIFGDGATYNRVRFKALVYTPLINEVVEGEVVRTEDFGAFVRIGPIDALIHRTQMMEDNVVLYDKQSGAFVGERSRRRLGRGDVVRARVVGVSYVTAGNRDVVRVSLTLRQPMLGKLEWIEEELSGSRKGAQKAQQKQ; from the coding sequence ATGTTTAGGGTCTTAACACTCGAGGACTACATCAGGATTCCACCCAGCAGGTTTGGGGAGCCGCTGGAGAGGGTTGCCTTTGAGGTCCTGTGGGGTGAGTACGTGGGTAGGGTTGAGAGGGATGTGGGGGTCTACGTGGCCATATTCGACGTTGAGGTGAGCAAGAGGGGCGTGGTGATATTCGGTGATGGAGCAACGTACAATAGGGTACGCTTCAAGGCCCTGGTGTATACGCCGTTGATTAACGAGGTTGTTGAGGGTGAGGTGGTTAGGACTGAGGACTTCGGGGCCTTCGTGAGGATTGGGCCAATTGACGCCCTGATACACAGGACCCAGATGATGGAGGATAACGTGGTCCTCTACGACAAGCAGAGCGGAGCCTTCGTGGGCGAGCGCAGCAGGCGTAGGCTTGGTAGGGGTGACGTGGTTAGGGCCAGGGTCGTGGGCGTGAGTTACGTGACCGCGGGCAACAGGGACGTGGTTAGGGTAAGCCTAACCCTTAGACAGCCCATGCTTGGTAAGCTTGAGTGGATTGAGGAGGAGTTGAGCGGCTCAAGGAAGGGCGCCCAGAAGGCCCAGCAGAAGCAGTGA
- a CDS encoding translation initiation factor — MSGEGQGDIVDELLSSVLGGESTAEAEIAKEQALVRVRVERRKRHLVTVIEFDSSDVKALDIDGIAKELKRRLAAGGTVRENSIEVQGDQRQRVKKLLVEMGFKEENILIDETIVET, encoded by the coding sequence ATGAGTGGGGAGGGTCAGGGAGACATAGTTGATGAGTTGCTTTCGTCAGTGCTTGGTGGTGAGAGTACGGCTGAGGCGGAGATAGCTAAGGAGCAGGCGTTGGTTAGGGTTAGGGTTGAGAGGAGGAAGAGGCATTTGGTGACTGTTATTGAGTTTGATAGTTCCGATGTTAAGGCACTCGACATCGATGGCATCGCCAAGGAGCTTAAGCGCAGGCTTGCGGCTGGTGGTACTGTTAGGGAGAACTCGATTGAGGTCCAGGGTGACCAGAGGCAGAGGGTTAAGAAGCTGCTCGTTGAGATGGGGTTTAAGGAGGAGAACATATTGATTGATGAGACGATCGTGGAGACCTAG
- a CDS encoding S-methyl-5'-thioadenosine phosphorylase produces MVGVRKLTVTRAPVSPSELGIDSLPYVGVIGGSGLYEAGFFSDYFEVQIHTPYGLPSDNVVIGRVGGEWVAFLPRHGRGHRYPPHRIPYRANAWALWALGVKVVISVSAVGSLRQDFAPGDFVIPDQFFDATKGREYTFFDGPRTCHIQIGLEPFNPIINQLLYEEASRVNRTHLGGCYVCIEGPRFSTKAESRVWRDVYGCDIIGMTLVPEINLVRELGMCYSLLALVTDYDIWVPHQPVTAELVERVMSEKLDLARKVLLSVIPRIPRDVHVKCEEVLKNACV; encoded by the coding sequence GTGGTTGGGGTTAGGAAGTTGACGGTTACTAGGGCGCCCGTGAGCCCAAGCGAGTTGGGCATCGACTCGTTACCCTACGTCGGTGTTATTGGTGGTAGTGGGCTTTATGAGGCTGGGTTTTTCAGTGATTACTTTGAGGTTCAGATCCACACGCCCTATGGTTTGCCCAGTGATAATGTGGTGATTGGTAGGGTTGGTGGTGAGTGGGTTGCGTTTCTACCTAGGCATGGTCGTGGGCATAGGTACCCGCCGCATAGGATACCGTATAGGGCGAATGCCTGGGCTTTGTGGGCCCTTGGTGTTAAGGTCGTCATTAGTGTTAGTGCTGTGGGTAGTCTTAGGCAGGACTTTGCGCCTGGTGATTTCGTGATTCCCGACCAGTTCTTTGATGCGACTAAGGGTAGGGAGTACACGTTCTTTGATGGGCCTAGGACCTGCCATATACAGATTGGTCTTGAGCCCTTTAACCCCATAATTAATCAACTGCTCTATGAGGAGGCCTCCAGGGTTAATAGGACTCACCTCGGCGGGTGCTATGTGTGTATTGAGGGGCCGAGGTTTAGTACTAAGGCTGAGTCTAGGGTTTGGAGGGACGTTTATGGCTGTGACATAATTGGGATGACGCTGGTGCCTGAGATTAACCTCGTGCGTGAACTCGGCATGTGCTACTCACTGCTTGCCCTGGTGACTGACTACGACATTTGGGTTCCTCATCAACCGGTGACTGCGGAGCTCGTGGAGAGGGTAATGAGTGAGAAGCTTGACCTGGCCCGTAAGGTCCTGCTGAGCGTGATACCGAGGATACCCAGGGACGTGCACGTCAAGTGCGAGGAGGTCCTTAAAAACGCCTGCGTTTGA